The proteins below are encoded in one region of Helianthus annuus cultivar XRQ/B chromosome 2, HanXRQr2.0-SUNRISE, whole genome shotgun sequence:
- the LOC110907776 gene encoding uncharacterized protein LOC110907776, giving the protein MKPTEILMKSGDSEVVAGKREATKNKPQFRPATDDTKPLLQDPILRSDPIETEEAVLRLPPFPPIN; this is encoded by the exons ATGAAACCTACAGAAATCCTCATGAAATCCGGCGACAGTGAAGTAGTAGCCGGAAAGAGAGAAGCTACCAAAAACAAGCCCCAATTCCGGCCGGCTACTGATGACACCAAACCCCTTCTCCAAGATCCG ATCTTAAGATCAGACCCAATTGAGACGGAGGAAGCTGTTCTCCGATTGCCCCCTTTCCCTCCTATTAATTAG